The window GATCACCAGGGCCTTGAAGACGGGCGGAACTGCGGCAACACTGTCTATGGGTAATATGCGGAAGGCATAGTTCTTCTTCAATACATTTTCGATCAGGTCGTAAACCTCGTAAGATACCGGCTCACCGTTACCCACCAGGTAACCAATGAGCGGAACCGTATCTGTAGTGAGCTGGCGGATCGCATTGGCAAACTTGTATTCCAGTAATGCCTCCGCCTTATTCAGGGATTCCAATCCCCCGGAAGCACTCACACCCTGCAGGAGGTCAACAGCCACTACCCTGTCGCGGTAACTGATCACCGCGCCGGGAAACACCAACCTTTCTTCCTGCCCTTCCCCTTCCCTGGTCTGGGCCTTGATATTGGTAGGGTTCAGGCCCAATCTTGCCAATGAATCATAGAGTATGGCCTTGGCTGTATCATTCAGCCCTTCACCGGGTTTGATGAACCGGAAGCGAATATTTCCCTTGCCTGCTTCCTTGAATGACTTCAGCAGGTCTTCTGTACTTACTGCAAGCTTCCTGAAACCTGCCGGCATTTCACCGCTCAGCAGTACGTCCACATTGACCGGCGCATCCAGGCCAGTCAATAACCGACGCGTGGGAGATGATAGCGTGTAGCGCTGTTCGGCTGTCAGGTCAGCACGGAAATTCATAAAGCCCGACACCCAGTTCAATGCAACCAATGCCAGGGCAAGGAAGAGCCAGCCATATTTGGAGGAAATGATCTTCTTCATGGGATATTATCTCAGGGCAATTTTTCTGTTGGTGATGAGTAAAAAGAATAGGACCAGGCTGGCGAAATAGATGATATCACGGCTATCGATCACTCCCCTGCTGATACTGCGGTAATGGGAATCGATGCCCAGGTTCTCCAATACATAATCCACGCCGCCCTGCAATGCCGGTATCTTACTAACTGCATTAAACCCGGTATAGAGGAGAAAGCATACAAAGGCACTGAGAATAAAGGCTACCACGCTGTTGGGGGTAATGCTGCTGCACCAGGTGCCAATTGCCGTGAATACTGCTGCCAAAAGGAACAAGCCGATAAAGGACCCGATCGTTCCACCCGCATCAATTCCGTTACCCGCTGAAAGCGATTGTACACTGAATACATAGATCACAGTTGGCAGTAAGGCGATGAATACAATTGCCAATGCGCCCAGGTATTTACCGGTCACCATTTGGCCGGCAGTAAGCGGACGGGTCCTCAGCAACTCGAAGGTGCCTGATTTGAACTCATCCGACCAGGTACGCATCGTAACGGCAGGAACCAGGAATAACAGGATCCAGGGAGCAAGTTCAAAAAACTTGTCCAGCGTAGCATAACCATAATCAAGAATGCTCGTATCCGGGAATACAAATAGGAACAATCCATTCAGCAGCAGGAAGACCACAATGGCCACCAGCCCCGTTAGGCTGCTGAAAAACTGCCTGAATTCTTTTTTAGCAATAGACCACATGCTTCAAAAATAAGTTTTCTGGTCTTGCTACCATAAGATTTATGGAAATAGTGATGGACAGGGCATTTGATCATAGAAACCATATAGTATTGGAATTTGTACCGGGTCAATTTTCTGATTAAAATTTGTTAACAATAAATTTTCATCCTATATTAGCAAATAGTCAAATTGACCTTATCGATGAAAAGAAAAACCCGGTGATGGCATTATTATATATAACCAACACTATCTGCTAAAAAAATATCCCGCCACTGGCGGGATATTTTTTTTATTCCTGTTAAGGGATGTACTTGCTTACACAGCGAAGCTTTCACCGCAACCACAGGTGCGGCTGGCATTGGGGTTGCTGAAATAGAAACCCTTGCCGTTCAGGCCATCGGAGAAATCGAGGGTGGTATTTACCAGGTAAAGAAAACTTTTCAGGTCGGTCACCACTTTCACACCATTGTCTTCAAACACCTGATCCATGGGCTTGGACTCATTGTCAAAATCGAGCTTATAGCTCAATCCTGAACAGCCTCCACCCACAACCGATACACGCAGGAAATATTCTGATGAACCTACAATATTGGCTTCCTGCATCAGTTTCGCCACTTTCTCCCGCGCCTTGTCACTTACGTATATCATGGTCTTGTTCCAGTTTAGTGAACTACTTTCTCGTCGAACTTGATCTCTTCCAGACCATTCTTCTTACGGTAGTCGTTGATAGCAGCCTTGATGGCGTCTTCAGCCAAAACAGAGCAGTGGATCTTAACAGGGGGAAGGTTCAATTCTTCCACGATTTCCATGTTATCGATCTTCAATGCCTCGTCAACTGATTTACCCTTCAGCCATTCTGTTGCCAGGGATGAAGAAGCGATCGCTGAACCGCAACCGAAGGTCTTGAATTTTGCATCGGTGATCAGGCCGGTTGCATCATCCACTTCGATCTGCAAGCGCATTACGTCGCCGCACTCAGGGGCACCTACTAATCCGGTACCCACATTCTTCTTGCTTTTATCCAGGGTTCCCACGTTCTTGGGATTCTGGTAGTGGTCAATTACTTTTTCAGAGTATGCCATTGTTATTCTTTTTAAGGTTGTTTGCTATGGTGGTCAAAAATTACAATCCGTTCAAACCATGTAAAACCATTTTCCACGGTCGGCACATGCTTAGTGATGGGCCCACTCGATGGTATTGAGGTCGATGCCTTCCTTGTACATTTCCCAAAGCGGGCTCATTTCCCTGAGCTTGTTCACCGTATTGGCCACTGCTTCGATGGTATAATCGATCTGCTCTTCAGTGGTAAACCTGCCCAATCCAAAACGGAGGGAGGAATGCGCCAGGTCATCACCAAGACCCAGGGCCTTCAGAACATAAGACGGTTCCAGTGAAGCAGAAGTACAGGCAGAACCGGAAGAAAGGGCAATATTTTTGTTAAAGCCCATCATCAGGCCTTCACCTTCCACATACTTGAAGGAAATATTGGAAACATGAGGCAGGCGGTGTTCGCGGCTACCATTCACATAAGCTTCTTCAAGCTTCAACAAAGCCGTCTCCAGTTTGTCGCGCAGTTTGCCCAGGCGTTCTGCATCGGCAGCCATTTCGTTCATGGCCAGCTCGCAGGCCTTACCGAAACCAACGATACCGGGCACGTTCAGGGTACCGCTACGCATTCCCCTTTCGTGGCCACCACCATCCATCTGGGCAGTAACCTTTACGCGGGGGTTCTTGCGGCGAACATACAATGCACCTACGCCCTTAGGACCATACATCTTGTGGGCAGTAAAGGTCAACAGGTCAATGCCATCTTTCTGAACGTCAACAGGGATCTTACCCACAGCCTGGGTAGCATCGGAGAAGAACAGTACGCCATGCTTTTTGGCAATTGCGCTGATCTCACGAACGGGCTGGATAGTACCTACCTCGTTGTTGGCATACATGATAGCGATCAGGATGGTATTGGGCTTGATGGCCGCTTCCAGCTCCTTCAGGTCGATCAGGCCTTCATTGTTCACATTCAGGTAGGTTACCTCACCACCCATCTTCTCGATGTGCTTGCAGGTATCCAGTACAGCTTTATGTTCAGTTACTGCGGTGATGATATGGTTGCCCTTACTGGCGTACATATCGAACACACCCTTGATGGCCAGGTTATCACCTTCGGTGGCACCGGAAGTGAAAATGATCTCTTTTGGATCGGCGCCAATCAGTTTGGCAACCTGCTCACGGGCATAATCCACAGCTTCTTCAGCAACCCAACCAAATGGGTGGTTACGGCTGGCCGCATTACCAAAATTCTCGGTAAAATAGGGTACCATCGCCTCCACTACCCTTGGGTCACATGGGGTGGTCGCATTATTATCAAGGTAAATCGGAAACTTCAACATATCTCTTTTCGGTATTTTTGCTAAAACACAAAATTAGACCAATTGGTTTAGAAATCTTAGCCCCCAAACACAACCCGACGCTATATTTCCGCATTTCGTAAATAGGTCCCGCGACTTGATTTAAGCGTTGAAAATCAAATCATTCACCCCTAATTTTACAAAAAATCAACATGCTCAGAGTGGAACATATTGGGATTGCCGTGAAAAGCCTGGAGACCGCCATCCCCTTGTATGAAAAATTACTGAACGCCCCCTGCTATAAAACGGAATCAGTGGCCTCAGAAAAGGTTAACACTGCCTTCTTCCGCCAGGGCGAAAGCAAGGTTGAGCTTCTGGAAAGCTCTGATGCTGAAGGAGTTATTGCAAAGTTCATAGAAAGGAAGGGCGAAGGCATCCATCATATTGCCTTTGAAGTGGAGGATATCCATGCAGAAATGGACAGGCTTCGGAACGAAGGGTTCACTTTACTGAATGAACAACCCAAGCAGGGAGCCGACAATAAATTGGTTTGCTTTATCCACCCCAAGGGAACCAATGGGGTATTGGTAGAGATCTGCCAGGAGATCAGGTAAGGGAGGGCCGGCTGTTTTTTTAACAATGCTTGCTTATTCTTCTTTCGACAAGCCCAACTTTTCTACGGCTATTTGGGCCGCAACCTGGCTGGCGTCTTTTTTATTGTAGGCCTTCCCCTGGGCGATCAATTCGCCATCGACAACGGCGCCAATAGTAAACAAGCGCCTCCCACCCTCCATCTTTTCTTCGAGGGTCTCAAATTCAAGGTTCTTGCCGTTCTTATTGGCCCAGCCGTACAACTTGTTCTTGTGGTTGATCTCCAGGTTTTCCAGGTCCTCCATGAACATATAGGGAAGGATGATCCTCTCCAGCACCCAGGTCTTGGTCTTCTTGAAACCCTTATCCAGGTAAACGGCACCCACCACTGCTTCCAGGGTATTACCAAATATCTGGCTAACCTTCAGGGAGTTGTCAAACTTGTTGAAGTAAACGATCTTTTTCAAACCCATCTTTACCGCCACATCATTCAGGGTGACGCGGTTCACCATCTTACTGCGCATTTCGGTGAGGAAGCCTTCTTCCTTGTAAGGGTATTTCATGAAAAGGAAATCGGCCACGATACCGCTGAGAATAGCATCACCAAGGTATTCCAGGCGTTCATTATTCTCGGAAGCACCATCCTTCATGGAACGGTGTGTAAGGGCAGTACGGTATAGCTCCGTATTGCCGGGCGTGAAGCCGAGTACATTCTTCAATTGTTTCTTGAAGGACGTTTTCTCAGGGGAAGCCTTAAAGATGCTATCGATTAAACCCACAAGATGTTCTGGTTAGTTACCGGAGTCAAGTTAAGGGTTTGTGTCCAAATAATGAACCAAACCCCGGATGCTTTTCCGGATTATCCCTCAAACTTCTTAACGATAACGCAGGCATTATGGCCACCGAAACCAAATGTATTGCTCAAGGCAGCCCTTACTGTCCTTTGCTGGGCCTTGTTGAACGTGAAGTTCAGCCTGGGGTCCAGGTCGGGATCGTCTGTGAAATGGTTGATGGTCGGGGGAACGATATCGTGCACTACCGCCTTGATGCTGGCGATGGCTTCAATAACACCGGCGGCACCCAAACAGTGACCGGTCATTGATTTGGTGGCACTGATATTGAGCTTGTAGGCATGCTCGCCAAACACGTCAACGATGGCCTTCACTTCGGCGATATCCCCAAGGGGGGTAGAGGTTCCGTGGGTGTTGATGTAGTCGATGTCTTCCGGTTTCATGCCGGCATCTTCAAGGGCAGCCAGCATAACGTTACGGGCACCAAGTCCTTCTGGATGGGGTGCGGTAATATGGTGGGCATCGGCAGTTGCGCCGCCACCTGCGATCTCGCAATAGATCCTGGCACCACGTGCAAGGGCATGTTCCAGTTCTTCCAGGATCAGGGCGCCTGAAGCTTCACCCATTACAAATCCATCGCGCTCCTTGTCATATGGACGGCTGGCAGTTTTGGGATCATCATTGCGTTCACTCATCGCCTTCATGGCATTGAACCCGCCTACACCGGCTTCGGAGATCACCGCTTCACTACCACCACTCACAATGATATCGGCCTTACCCAGACGGATCAGGTTGTAAGCTTCCATGATAGCATTAGTACTTGATGCACAAGCACTTACCACGGCGAAGTTGGGTCCGCGGAGGTTATGGCGCATGGAGATCTGACCGGCTGCGATATCGAGGATCATCTTGGGGATGAAGAAGGGGTTGAAACGGGGAGTACCGTCGCCCTTGGCAAACTCGGTCACTTCCTGCTGGAAGGTGATCAACCCGCCGATACCGCTGGCGAATACTACGCCAACGCGATCGGGGTTGATGTTTTCTTTGTTCAATCCGGCATCTGCCATGGCCTGGTCACTGGCCACCAGGGCCAGTTGGGTAAAGCGGTCGATCTTACGCGCTTCCTTCCTGTCGAGAAATTGTGTGGGATCGAAGTTCTTGACTTCGCAGGCAAATTTTGTCTTGAACTTGGAGGCATCAAAAAGGGTAATCATATCCGCACCGGATACGCCATTGATGAGGCCATTCCAATATTCATCGAGATTATTACCGATGGGGGTCAGAGCTCCTATACCAGTTACAACGACTCTTTTTAGTACCATTTGGTCTACCGGATTTTTAAAGTGATAAATCCGCCTTCTGAGCCTAAAATTGCTTTCGAAAGGCGGATTAAATATGCCTGAAACGGGGTTTCCGTTTACTTAGCGTGTTCTTCCAAATATGCTACAGCCTGGCCAACAGTAGTGATGGTTTCAGCCTGCTCGTCTGGAATAGAGATGTTGAATTCTTTTTCGAACTCCATGATCAACTCTACGGTATCCAGAGAATCAGCTCCCAGGTCGTTAGTGAAAGAAGCTTCATTGGTCACTTCTGCTTCGTCCACTCCTAATTTGTCAACAATGATCTTTTTAACTCTTGTTGCGATGTCTGACATTGTAGTAAAGTTTAGTTACGGCTGCAAAAATATACTTTTTGGGTAAATAACAATTTTTGCCCCTTTTTTATTTCCAACATGGTTAGTTGGCAGTTTTTTCTACCGTAACTAGCTAACATTTGTAAGCTAGTGGCTCATGAGTGAATGAATTTTGTAATTTAGGTCCCTATCCTTTAAACGCTCGCTATGGCACTGAAAATTATTGATCATGGTTCCAGGGAATACCAGCAAATGGTGAACCTGAGGAATGATATCCTCAGGAAGCCCCTTGGACTCTCGTTTTCCCCTGATGAACTGGAAAAGGAAAAGGACGAAATCCTGATTGGTGCCTTTGAAGAGGATAAAATGCTGGGCTGCTGCATGCTGGTAAAAGAGGCGCCGGGCGTTGTCAGGCTCAGGCAAATGGCCGTCAGCAACAACCTCCAGGGCAAGGGCATTGGCCGCGCCATCATGAATTTTGCGGAAAATATTGCCCGCGACCGGGGATACAAAAAACTGGTAATGCATGCCCGTAAGACCGCCGTTGGTTTTTATGAACACCTTGGCTACTCCATCTGCAGCGATGAATTCCAGGAGGTGACCATCCCCCACTTTGTAATGGAAAAAAACCTCCGTTAGGCTCAGTCGGCCAATACTATATAATCCGGATGCCCCTGCATGGATAACCTGTACGGGTTAATGACAAGGGAGTAGAAATTTTCCGTGTTCCAGACCAGTTTTTCATCCCGGAAACCGGGATTATTAATCGCTACCACCCTCATTCCAGCTGCGATGGCGGATTTTATCCCGTTGTCGGAGTCTTCAAATACCAGGCATTCCTTAACATCCAACCTGATCTTGTCGGCTGCTTTCAGGTAAGGCTCGGGGTCAGGCTTTCCCCTGTTCACATCTTCGCCGGTAATAAAGGCACTGAAATAGTGGAGCAGGTTATTGGCCTTCAAAAGGTTCAGGGCCCTTTCTTTTGGGGAACTCGTCACCAGCATGATCGGCCGCTGGTAAGCCTTAACGGCCTGCAGAAAACTATCTACCCCCGGGATTGGCCCGGGTAACATGGTCATATCGAATACCACGGCCTCATCAAAGATCGCTTGCTGGGTAGCCGGTGAAGATTTACTGAAAAGGGTGCGGATGGTCTCCCATGTTGGGCGGCCATGGATATAGTGCTTGATCACTTCTTCGTTGAACGGAACGCCTTCCTTTTCGGCCCATTGCTTCCAGAACAATTCAATTACGGGATTAGAGTCAATTATCACTCCATCCAGGTCAAACAAAAAACCTTTGATTGGATCCATCATCATGCTTACAAGTTAAGGAAACTGCCCAATTCAGCCTTCCCTTTAAAGGTGAAGGGAAGCTAGTTCGCTTTTAATTTCAGCTTTGCCGTATCTGCGCTGAATACCCCGGACTCAGTAGACACATAGTACCTGCTGCCCGCCCTGGTAATGGCATTGATGGCATTTCGCTGAAGCCCGTCGTTCTCTAACTCTTTAACATCAAAACCATTTGCCAGGAGCTTAAAATCGAATACCTGGTCCAGGTAGGTGGCAAATACCCTTCCGTCCACCTCCGTAAAATTGATAAAGCCCCAGATGGTCTCATTGGTATCGGACAGCAATTGCCAGTTGATGCCGCCATCGGATGAAGCATAGAAGCGGCCATTGGGGTTCACCCCAACCAGTTTTCCGCCTGCCTTGAACATTTCTGAAAAAGTATAGATGGGCGCAGCAATCTCCTGTTGCTGGCCTGTTGTATCCATCCTGTAGATCCGCTCATTGAAACAGATCCAGAATTGTTCATCGATGGCCTGAAGGTTATAATAATTGGTCAGGGCAAGGTTACCGT is drawn from Flavihumibacter rivuli and contains these coding sequences:
- the gldF gene encoding gliding motility-associated ABC transporter permease subunit GldF encodes the protein MWSIAKKEFRQFFSSLTGLVAIVVFLLLNGLFLFVFPDTSILDYGYATLDKFFELAPWILLFLVPAVTMRTWSDEFKSGTFELLRTRPLTAGQMVTGKYLGALAIVFIALLPTVIYVFSVQSLSAGNGIDAGGTIGSFIGLFLLAAVFTAIGTWCSSITPNSVVAFILSAFVCFLLYTGFNAVSKIPALQGGVDYVLENLGIDSHYRSISRGVIDSRDIIYFASLVLFFLLITNRKIALR
- a CDS encoding HesB/IscA family protein, with translation MIYVSDKAREKVAKLMQEANIVGSSEYFLRVSVVGGGCSGLSYKLDFDNESKPMDQVFEDNGVKVVTDLKSFLYLVNTTLDFSDGLNGKGFYFSNPNASRTCGCGESFAV
- the iscU gene encoding Fe-S cluster assembly scaffold IscU, with the translated sequence MAYSEKVIDHYQNPKNVGTLDKSKKNVGTGLVGAPECGDVMRLQIEVDDATGLITDAKFKTFGCGSAIASSSLATEWLKGKSVDEALKIDNMEIVEELNLPPVKIHCSVLAEDAIKAAINDYRKKNGLEEIKFDEKVVH
- a CDS encoding IscS subfamily cysteine desulfurase, producing the protein MLKFPIYLDNNATTPCDPRVVEAMVPYFTENFGNAASRNHPFGWVAEEAVDYAREQVAKLIGADPKEIIFTSGATEGDNLAIKGVFDMYASKGNHIITAVTEHKAVLDTCKHIEKMGGEVTYLNVNNEGLIDLKELEAAIKPNTILIAIMYANNEVGTIQPVREISAIAKKHGVLFFSDATQAVGKIPVDVQKDGIDLLTFTAHKMYGPKGVGALYVRRKNPRVKVTAQMDGGGHERGMRSGTLNVPGIVGFGKACELAMNEMAADAERLGKLRDKLETALLKLEEAYVNGSREHRLPHVSNISFKYVEGEGLMMGFNKNIALSSGSACTSASLEPSYVLKALGLGDDLAHSSLRFGLGRFTTEEQIDYTIEAVANTVNKLREMSPLWEMYKEGIDLNTIEWAHH
- the mce gene encoding methylmalonyl-CoA epimerase, which produces MLRVEHIGIAVKSLETAIPLYEKLLNAPCYKTESVASEKVNTAFFRQGESKVELLESSDAEGVIAKFIERKGEGIHHIAFEVEDIHAEMDRLRNEGFTLLNEQPKQGADNKLVCFIHPKGTNGVLVEICQEIR
- the rnc gene encoding ribonuclease III yields the protein MGLIDSIFKASPEKTSFKKQLKNVLGFTPGNTELYRTALTHRSMKDGASENNERLEYLGDAILSGIVADFLFMKYPYKEEGFLTEMRSKMVNRVTLNDVAVKMGLKKIVYFNKFDNSLKVSQIFGNTLEAVVGAVYLDKGFKKTKTWVLERIILPYMFMEDLENLEINHKNKLYGWANKNGKNLEFETLEEKMEGGRRLFTIGAVVDGELIAQGKAYNKKDASQVAAQIAVEKLGLSKEE
- the fabF gene encoding beta-ketoacyl-ACP synthase II, encoding MVLKRVVVTGIGALTPIGNNLDEYWNGLINGVSGADMITLFDASKFKTKFACEVKNFDPTQFLDRKEARKIDRFTQLALVASDQAMADAGLNKENINPDRVGVVFASGIGGLITFQQEVTEFAKGDGTPRFNPFFIPKMILDIAAGQISMRHNLRGPNFAVVSACASSTNAIMEAYNLIRLGKADIIVSGGSEAVISEAGVGGFNAMKAMSERNDDPKTASRPYDKERDGFVMGEASGALILEELEHALARGARIYCEIAGGGATADAHHITAPHPEGLGARNVMLAALEDAGMKPEDIDYINTHGTSTPLGDIAEVKAIVDVFGEHAYKLNISATKSMTGHCLGAAGVIEAIASIKAVVHDIVPPTINHFTDDPDLDPRLNFTFNKAQQRTVRAALSNTFGFGGHNACVIVKKFEG
- a CDS encoding acyl carrier protein; amino-acid sequence: MSDIATRVKKIIVDKLGVDEAEVTNEASFTNDLGADSLDTVELIMEFEKEFNISIPDEQAETITTVGQAVAYLEEHAK
- a CDS encoding GNAT family N-acetyltransferase — its product is MALKIIDHGSREYQQMVNLRNDILRKPLGLSFSPDELEKEKDEILIGAFEEDKMLGCCMLVKEAPGVVRLRQMAVSNNLQGKGIGRAIMNFAENIARDRGYKKLVMHARKTAVGFYEHLGYSICSDEFQEVTIPHFVMEKNLR
- a CDS encoding HAD family hydrolase, with the protein product MMMDPIKGFLFDLDGVIIDSNPVIELFWKQWAEKEGVPFNEEVIKHYIHGRPTWETIRTLFSKSSPATQQAIFDEAVVFDMTMLPGPIPGVDSFLQAVKAYQRPIMLVTSSPKERALNLLKANNLLHYFSAFITGEDVNRGKPDPEPYLKAADKIRLDVKECLVFEDSDNGIKSAIAAGMRVVAINNPGFRDEKLVWNTENFYSLVINPYRLSMQGHPDYIVLAD